The following proteins are co-located in the Halarsenatibacter silvermanii genome:
- a CDS encoding PAS domain S-box protein: protein MSEKKEILLTNQKWKDLCKQLDLSSGESGSGNTLSDVLLNEGCSAGPARVIENELEKIIEDEKEEFIKEIAAEKNGIKKWFELRISRYMDGALILKKEITEKKKKEKEMEKLLAEYETIFDNVQSSIFLLDVEEEDGDIKFQRLNPREEELTGLSTEEVQDRTPLEVLGEDPGREVEENYRRCMEKKEVVKYRERLDLPGGIRFWETVLAPVIVDNRVEKIVGSSRDITKERTERLKTDALFENNTSAVVMLDSEGRIEDINDEFQEVFGYELSEIESEHLDDVLERGREGYCDREKTERLLQGEKIKGEGTRFDKHGNPGEFIYHGIPIIVEEEVIGFYALYDDITELKQAESELMREKEKLEMTQFSLDNASLMIFRTGSEGEILYANNQACEKLGYQQEELEGSEVSRIIDEKEFIDRKDFWRKIKEEDSFSYERKFITKNGEKFPVFIVSQYFQYEEEEYEFVFASDITEQKKMEEELKIRERQYRKIFESAPVGMELKNSDGIILDVNERTCQITGYDKDELIGESIFTALVPEFHSEKARENFQKVLSGQEREQILPAIKKTGESYYVNLKDTKIQLPGGEDGVLSMRIDVTDRLEAERKLKEEKERFRSLAETSLFGLFVLKEEFKYVNPALEEITGYSRDEIHDMKFWEIVAPEHQSMVRRRRRALLAGKNVPSSYEFELQRKDGEKRWILFSGTRIDYEGETAILGTAIDISERKKAQEKLEIREEQYRKIFEMAPVGLMLEDEEGNILEVNEKLCEITGYEEEELLGNNIMDTLVIPELREQARENMERILAGENLEFKGFSRRKNGEKYYLHLFETKVSLPREEEGILSIQLDITDLKEKEEELKYLSYHDTLTDLYNRTFLEEEMKRLNTERQHPLSIIYCDVNGLKIVNDTYGHRAGDELLKKVADIMNSITRDEDLVSRWAGDEYVILLPDTDYSTAQKIAGRLEQTCREAKFRDIPITLGIGIAVKKDLEEEFGEVLTRADKRMYNDKLTKSQSTENKLVRNMLNTLGTKSAETKEHAMRLTDLAHRLGEKIKLSSDELNKLSLLATLHDIGKTTISEKILTKEEKLTEEEWQTIKEHPERGYKIAAATEEFAPMARAILHHHEHWNGTGYPKGLRGEEIPLLSRIIAIVDAYDVMTAGRPYKEAVSKEEALQEIKRCAGSQFDPELVKKFVEMIK from the coding sequence GTGAGTGAGAAGAAAGAGATTCTGCTGACCAATCAAAAGTGGAAAGATTTATGCAAACAACTGGATTTATCATCCGGGGAGTCGGGATCGGGCAATACACTTTCAGATGTCCTTTTAAATGAGGGATGTTCTGCTGGACCAGCTCGAGTCATCGAAAACGAGCTCGAAAAAATAATTGAAGATGAGAAAGAGGAATTCATAAAGGAGATAGCCGCGGAGAAAAACGGGATAAAAAAGTGGTTTGAGCTGAGAATCAGCAGATACATGGACGGGGCCTTGATATTGAAAAAGGAGATCACCGAAAAAAAGAAAAAAGAAAAAGAGATGGAAAAGCTGCTGGCCGAATACGAAACAATTTTCGATAACGTTCAATCCAGCATATTTTTGCTGGACGTGGAAGAAGAAGACGGGGATATAAAATTCCAGAGGCTGAATCCCCGGGAGGAAGAGCTGACAGGTTTGAGCACTGAAGAAGTCCAAGACAGGACACCGCTGGAGGTATTAGGAGAAGATCCCGGACGGGAAGTGGAGGAGAATTACCGCAGATGTATGGAGAAAAAAGAAGTGGTGAAATATCGAGAGAGACTGGATCTGCCCGGGGGAATTAGATTCTGGGAAACTGTTCTGGCTCCGGTGATTGTTGATAACAGGGTGGAAAAGATCGTGGGCAGTTCGCGCGATATAACGAAGGAGAGAACAGAAAGATTAAAGACTGATGCTCTCTTTGAAAACAACACTTCGGCTGTGGTCATGCTCGACAGCGAGGGGCGCATCGAGGATATAAATGATGAGTTTCAGGAGGTTTTTGGTTACGAGCTTTCCGAGATCGAAAGCGAACACCTCGATGATGTGCTGGAGCGGGGAAGAGAAGGGTACTGTGACAGGGAGAAAACTGAAAGGCTTCTGCAGGGTGAAAAAATCAAAGGCGAGGGCACCCGATTTGACAAACACGGTAATCCCGGAGAATTTATATATCACGGTATACCCATCATAGTTGAAGAAGAGGTGATCGGCTTTTATGCTCTTTATGATGATATAACCGAACTCAAACAGGCCGAGAGTGAACTTATGCGCGAGAAGGAAAAGCTGGAAATGACTCAATTTTCCCTCGACAATGCCAGCCTGATGATATTCAGAACAGGTTCTGAAGGAGAAATTTTGTATGCCAATAATCAGGCCTGTGAGAAATTGGGTTACCAGCAGGAAGAGCTGGAAGGATCAGAAGTGAGCAGAATTATCGACGAGAAGGAATTTATCGATCGGAAAGACTTCTGGAGAAAAATAAAAGAAGAAGACTCATTTTCTTATGAAAGAAAATTTATCACAAAAAATGGCGAAAAATTCCCCGTGTTTATTGTCAGTCAGTACTTTCAGTATGAAGAAGAGGAGTATGAATTTGTTTTTGCCAGCGATATAACCGAACAGAAAAAAATGGAGGAAGAGCTTAAGATCAGAGAACGGCAGTACCGCAAGATATTTGAATCGGCACCGGTGGGCATGGAGCTCAAGAATTCGGATGGTATCATTCTCGATGTAAACGAGAGGACATGTCAGATAACGGGTTATGACAAAGATGAGCTGATAGGAGAAAGTATTTTTACAGCATTAGTGCCGGAATTTCATTCTGAAAAAGCCAGGGAGAATTTTCAGAAGGTACTTTCCGGTCAGGAAAGAGAGCAGATTCTGCCTGCCATAAAGAAAACGGGTGAAAGTTATTATGTGAATTTGAAGGACACGAAGATTCAGCTGCCCGGCGGCGAGGATGGCGTATTGAGCATGAGAATCGATGTGACCGATAGGCTGGAAGCGGAAAGAAAGCTGAAAGAGGAGAAGGAAAGATTTCGTTCGCTGGCCGAGACCAGCCTTTTCGGGCTGTTTGTGTTAAAGGAGGAATTTAAATACGTAAATCCTGCTCTGGAGGAGATAACCGGTTATTCTCGGGATGAAATTCATGATATGAAATTTTGGGAAATCGTGGCCCCTGAACATCAGAGCATGGTTCGGCGAAGAAGGCGAGCTCTGCTGGCAGGAAAAAATGTTCCCTCGAGCTACGAATTTGAGCTGCAGAGAAAAGACGGTGAGAAGCGCTGGATTTTGTTCTCGGGAACGAGAATAGATTATGAAGGAGAAACAGCTATTCTCGGTACTGCCATTGATATTTCCGAGCGCAAAAAAGCCCAGGAAAAGCTGGAGATCAGGGAGGAGCAGTACAGAAAAATATTTGAAATGGCTCCTGTGGGTTTGATGCTGGAGGATGAGGAAGGAAATATTCTGGAGGTCAACGAAAAACTCTGTGAAATTACAGGCTATGAGGAAGAAGAGCTTCTGGGAAACAACATTATGGATACCCTGGTGATTCCGGAGTTGAGAGAACAGGCCAGAGAGAATATGGAAAGGATTCTGGCGGGTGAAAATCTGGAATTTAAAGGCTTCAGCCGGAGAAAAAATGGAGAAAAATACTATCTCCATCTATTTGAAACAAAGGTCAGTCTGCCCCGGGAGGAAGAAGGAATACTCTCGATCCAGCTGGATATCACCGATCTGAAGGAAAAAGAAGAAGAACTGAAGTATTTAAGCTATCACGACACTCTGACCGATCTTTATAATAGAACCTTTCTTGAGGAGGAGATGAAAAGGCTAAATACGGAAAGACAGCATCCTTTGAGCATCATATATTGCGATGTTAACGGCCTCAAAATCGTAAATGATACTTACGGACATAGGGCCGGAGATGAGCTGCTTAAAAAGGTGGCCGATATTATGAACAGCATAACCAGAGATGAAGATCTTGTATCCCGCTGGGCCGGGGATGAATATGTCATTCTGCTGCCCGATACAGATTACAGTACCGCTCAGAAAATCGCCGGCAGATTGGAACAAACCTGTCGGGAGGCAAAATTCAGGGATATCCCCATAACTCTGGGGATCGGTATTGCTGTAAAGAAGGATTTAGAAGAAGAATTTGGCGAGGTCCTGACCCGGGCCGACAAAAGGATGTACAACGATAAGCTGACAAAATCTCAGAGCACGGAGAACAAACTGGTGCGCAATATGCTCAACACTCTGGGAACTAAAAGCGCTGAAACCAAAGAACACGCTATGAGGTTGACCGACCTGGCTCACAGACTGGGCGAAAAAATCAAACTGTCCAGCGATGAGCTGAACAAATTGAGCCTGCTGGCAACTCTTCATGATATAGGTAAGACGACTATTTCGGAGAAAATACTGACCAAAGAAGAAAAATTAACCGAAGAGGAATGGCAGACGATAAAAGAACATCCGGAGAGAGGTTATAAGATCGCTGCGGCCACAGAGGAATTTGCGCCCATGGCCAGGGCCATATTACATCATCACGAACACTGGAACGGAACGGGATATCCTAAAGGATTGAGGGGAGAGGAAATACCGCTATTGTCCCGGATAATAGCAATTGTAGATGCCTATGACGTCATGACTGCAGGCCGACCCTATAAGGAAGCCGTGAGCAAAGAGGAGGCGCTGCAGGAGATAAAAAGATGTGCCGGCAGCCAGTTCGATCCGGAGCTGGTCAAAAAATTTGTGGAGATGATTAAATAA
- the msrB gene encoding peptide-methionine (R)-S-oxide reductase MsrB, whose protein sequence is MTMEEFINSTAAARVNGYIAGEGTSGQLRDEIGSLGLSTELREILMEQHELDPDKVEVGCEATCGGVKADELEISREEAADMDDDLRESLTERQYKVTQLDATEPAFDNEYYDHDEPGIYVDIVSGEPLFSSQDKFKSGTGWPSFTRPLVEDNIVEVEDRSLFMTRTEVRSSEADSHLGHVFDDGPEPTGLRYCINSAALRFVPAENLSEEAYDEFADDF, encoded by the coding sequence ATGACGATGGAAGAGTTTATCAACTCTACGGCTGCTGCCCGCGTTAACGGTTATATAGCCGGGGAAGGGACCAGCGGTCAGCTGCGGGATGAGATAGGAAGCCTGGGTTTGAGCACAGAACTCAGGGAAATCCTGATGGAACAGCACGAACTCGATCCCGATAAAGTGGAGGTCGGATGCGAGGCCACCTGCGGAGGTGTAAAGGCGGATGAGCTGGAAATTTCACGGGAAGAAGCCGCTGATATGGACGATGACCTGAGAGAAAGTCTGACAGAAAGACAGTATAAAGTCACCCAGCTGGATGCCACCGAACCCGCCTTTGACAATGAGTACTACGATCACGATGAACCAGGAATATATGTCGATATCGTTTCCGGCGAACCTCTTTTCAGCTCACAGGATAAATTTAAATCAGGAACTGGCTGGCCCAGTTTCACCAGACCGCTGGTGGAAGATAATATAGTCGAAGTGGAGGACCGGAGTCTATTTATGACCAGGACGGAAGTTCGCAGCAGCGAGGCGGACTCACATCTCGGCCATGTTTTTGACGATGGCCCCGAACCGACTGGCCTGCGTTACTGTATAAATTCGGCCGCCCTGAGATTCGTCCCGGCCGAGAATTTATCTGAAGAGGCTTATGATGAGTTCGCTGACGATTTTTAA
- a CDS encoding DUF342 domain-containing protein: MLILSEEFALENFITPRPEKEEIKIEISENITDYCDGRYPVIYPGENIEIYRGDSRIDSPELITKSTTLTYDLPEDEGKKELNLEVSEDEMEAFIEVDLQPARRYELLIEEERKGILIDAQPTTEKFGEEMRVTEEEIKIKLAEAGIFFGLKKEKIKRIASGDLRGKTTVAEGKYPEEGEPARIEKVFSAASESKEETDESEKVDHYRNIIASILPGEVIAEKVKPAPGKPGRTVRGKKLPAGEGKDIKLTAGKNVTLSADGKEAISLLVGRPELEEKKNEIIVRVLPQYIITGDVDKQEGRVEFDGDLIIEGGVKDFFGARARGEVLIKKNVNNGNIQARQSIYVGGNVVGSEITAGRAEKFNQNKLRAEKLFLRLKGFFESYFESLTSAAEEKKLVNLSLLRQEIMEKKQIRGAIIELSRLFRETASEELSSLPCGEARMNWLEEFIFGTDKFDSDRARNKLREILDELRNCEIRSKSQENGSIILRQTQNSCISAARDIIIMREGSYISRLRADNNIVLKQKNSFFKSGRASAGGWFLSGRAGVPMSQTLIKVGKGAIIKEVSGSVTVRSWADKKTIDDGRKAVHLEVNQDGKLEEKTWQGWVKSVERMLAEEKAVKKWGQL, encoded by the coding sequence ATGTTAATTTTGTCTGAAGAGTTTGCTCTTGAAAATTTTATCACGCCCAGGCCGGAGAAAGAAGAGATAAAAATTGAAATTTCGGAGAATATCACGGATTATTGCGATGGCAGATATCCGGTGATATATCCCGGGGAGAATATAGAGATTTATCGCGGCGACAGCAGAATTGATTCTCCGGAGCTCATCACCAAAAGCACCACTCTGACATATGACCTGCCTGAAGACGAAGGGAAAAAGGAGTTAAATCTGGAAGTTTCTGAAGATGAGATGGAAGCTTTTATAGAGGTCGATCTCCAGCCGGCACGCCGGTACGAGCTTTTGATCGAGGAAGAGCGAAAAGGAATACTGATAGATGCTCAACCGACGACCGAAAAATTTGGTGAAGAAATGAGGGTCACTGAAGAGGAGATAAAAATAAAACTGGCAGAAGCCGGGATTTTTTTCGGGCTTAAAAAGGAAAAAATCAAAAGGATAGCCTCGGGAGATCTCCGGGGGAAAACAACTGTGGCAGAGGGTAAATATCCTGAAGAGGGTGAGCCTGCCCGGATTGAAAAGGTTTTTTCAGCTGCCAGTGAAAGCAAAGAAGAAACAGATGAATCCGAAAAAGTGGACCACTATAGAAATATCATAGCCTCGATTCTGCCGGGAGAAGTTATTGCTGAAAAAGTTAAACCTGCCCCGGGTAAACCGGGAAGAACTGTTAGAGGAAAAAAACTTCCTGCCGGCGAGGGAAAAGATATAAAACTGACAGCGGGAAAGAACGTCACGCTCAGTGCAGATGGTAAAGAAGCTATTTCCTTGCTCGTAGGACGTCCTGAACTGGAAGAAAAAAAGAACGAGATTATAGTCAGAGTTCTGCCTCAATACATTATAACCGGAGATGTTGACAAACAGGAAGGCAGGGTGGAGTTTGACGGAGACCTGATTATTGAAGGCGGTGTCAAAGATTTTTTTGGCGCCCGAGCCAGAGGGGAAGTGCTCATCAAAAAAAATGTCAATAACGGAAATATTCAGGCGAGGCAGAGTATCTACGTCGGCGGCAACGTCGTGGGATCGGAGATTACGGCCGGCAGGGCAGAGAAATTTAATCAGAATAAATTGAGGGCAGAAAAGCTTTTTCTGCGTTTGAAGGGATTTTTCGAATCCTATTTTGAGAGCCTGACTTCGGCTGCAGAAGAGAAAAAATTGGTGAACTTATCCCTCCTGAGACAGGAGATTATGGAAAAAAAGCAGATCAGAGGAGCTATAATTGAATTGAGCAGATTGTTCCGGGAAACTGCCAGCGAAGAGCTCAGTTCACTGCCCTGCGGCGAGGCAAGGATGAACTGGCTGGAGGAATTCATCTTCGGGACCGATAAATTCGATTCTGATAGAGCCAGGAATAAGCTGAGAGAAATTCTGGATGAGCTGAGAAACTGTGAGATAAGAAGCAAAAGTCAGGAGAACGGGAGTATAATTTTAAGACAGACTCAAAACTCCTGTATCTCTGCTGCCAGAGATATAATAATTATGAGAGAAGGAAGCTACATTTCCAGATTGAGAGCTGATAATAATATCGTCCTCAAGCAGAAAAACAGTTTCTTTAAGAGCGGCAGGGCCAGCGCAGGCGGCTGGTTTCTGTCAGGAAGAGCCGGGGTGCCCATGTCACAAACCCTCATTAAGGTTGGGAAAGGTGCCATAATCAAAGAAGTTTCGGGCTCTGTGACCGTCAGGAGCTGGGCCGATAAAAAGACCATAGATGACGGCAGAAAAGCGGTTCATCTGGAGGTCAATCAGGATGGAAAACTTGAAGAGAAAACCTGGCAGGGCTGGGTGAAATCAGTAGAAAGAATGCTGGCCGAGGAGAAAGCTGTCAAAAAGTGGGGCCAGCTTTAG